Below is a window of Syntrophomonas wolfei subsp. wolfei str. Goettingen G311 DNA.
TAATTGAGACTTTTGCACATTAGTTAAGACCCAAAATAATGGGGTTTTAGTCGTACAGAAAAAGGACTTCACCCCCATTTTGCCGAATTAATAAGTGACTAAACAAATAACCCGTAGGAGGCGAAGTCACTTATGAATATTCGACAGAACTGTATTTTCTCCTTTGAAGACGCATTAAAAATACAACCGAAATCAAGGCTTGAGAAAATAATTAACACCCTTGATCTAAAACCAGTTCTTTGCAAATTAGATAAACCTGGCGAGATAAGAGTTGGACCAAAACCATACCCAGCCTATGCGATGTTAAATGCCCTGATAGCTATGAGACTAGAGAACATGGGTACCTTTACTCAACTGGTTGAACGACTTACTTATGATCCTCATCTACGGTATGTTTGCGGTTTTGAACCATTTGGTACCGCGCCTAGCAAATCATGTTTTAGCCGGTTTTATTCAAAACTTGCTCAGAGCGGTTGTTTAGAAACATTATTTACTTCCCTGGTTAAACAAGCAGAGGAAATGGGCCTTCTTGATCTTAGTTCAGTAGCAATTGACGCTACCAAGGTAGAAGCTTATGAAAAATCCGTTCCCCGCAAGAATATCATCCAGGATGGTAATGTCGCTGATTGGGGTATTAAGAGTGATACCAACGGCAACCCTATCAAGTGGTTTGGCTACAAGCTCCATATTGGCACCGATGTAAAGTCCGGGCTTCCCATAGCAATGAAGGTAACACCGGCCAATTATTCTGATTCCAGTGTAGCTTTGGAGTTGGTTGAGAAATGTTGTGCCAATACTCAGTCCAAAATAGTTTACTTCCTGATGGATGCTGGCTATGACCACCGTGAAATATATTCTGTAATCAGAGATAAATACCACGCCCAAGCTATCATTGCCCTGAATAAGCGGGGTGCTAAACAACCTCCAGAAGGTTTTGATTGGGATGGAACTCCCATCTGTTCTGCCAGGTATCGGATGGTGTACTGGGGTTCCTATCAGGGAGTAAACAAGTTTAGATGTCCTCATATTATGGGTAAATGCGACTGTCCTTTTGGCTCCGCCTGGTGTTCTGATAGCAACTATGGAATGGTGGTAAAAACTAAAGTTAAAGACGATCCCAGGTTATTTTCAAGTCCCCACCGGGGCTCTGCTAACTGGCAGAAGCAATATAATTTGAGAACCTACTCAGAACGCTGTTTCAGCCGTTTTAAGGAAAACCTGGGTTTAGAAGACGGGCTAAACGTTAGAAAAATAACTAAGGTTGAAACCCACGCTTATCTCTGCGCTATAACTATGATTGCAGCTGTAATAGCAATAAACCAAGACAGCAGTACTAGATCATCAGCAGCATAATATTTTATCAGTTTTTTAAGAACTATCCCTTTAAAGGGAGGAGTATGCCCAATTACTGAAATTATTTATTAACGAATGTAACTAGATTGACTAACTGTAATTTACTGTAAAGCAGCGGCGCTGTGTTACTCAAATATTTGCTTTTGCTATACGGATTTTTTTGAGTTATGCAAAAGTCTCAATTATAATTTCAATGGCCGTTTGCGAAGTTATTCGGGCAAAAGCCTTATTAAATTTCATGCGCGAACTCTTGCCTCCGGCCAGAATAATACCGCTTGATTTCATATTATTCCTCAACCTCTATACTTTATATATAAGGGATAAAAAGCAACTCTGATTCTGTTGCAAAAAGTTATTAATATTCATTGGTTAATGCTTCGCCAACGCTCGCTTTGTATATTTATGCAACCCTTAGTCAACAAAAGGGTTTTGCCAGTAGACCCCCCCATGACCGGCGGCCACAACCACCGATGAAAAATGAGTTAGTAGGCGCCTAAATAGTAAGATGTAGTAGGAAATAAATTAACCCCCTCACACCTTACCCCTCACTCCTCACTTTTCTTACTAATCAGCTCTAGAAATAAGAAAGGCTGCCAGCGGCAGCCTAAAACCTCATGGGACACCCGCTGTTACTGCATCCTCCACAGCTATCGGGGCCCGGTAGCTTATTCGTCTTCGTACCCCCTCGTGTGGTGTTAAAAGACGAAAGTAGCTGTTTTAAATTGGAGGAATCGCATTCCGGGCAATGAACCTTATCTTTGTCCATATAGGAAAGCATCTTGTCAAAAGATTTACCACAATCTTGACATTGAAAGTCAAAAATTGGCATTTCTTTTCACTCCTAAAATACTTATTCGTTCTCTTCTTGTTTTTCCATATAGTCTTGTACTTCCTGATTTTCCATCTCATTCAGAGCTTCCTTCAGGGAAAGACCTATTCTCTTTTCTTCGGGGTCAATGCTAAGTATTTTTATTTTAATCTTCTCATTAACTTGAACCACATCTTCAGGTTTCTCCACCCGATGGTTGGCCAGTTGGGAGATATGAACCAACCCATCAACTCCGGCTTCGATTTCAACAAAAGCTCCGAATGGAGCAATCCGTACTACTGTACCTTCAATAATATCCCCTTCCTGGAATTTCTCCATCACTATCTCCCAGGGGCTCTTAAGTAATTTCTTGCGGCTCAGGGATACTCTCTCCTTCTCTCTATCCAGAGCCAGGATGTAAACATCTATTTCTTCTCCTTCCTGTAAGACATCGGAAGGTTGATCAATTCTGGTATGCGCAATCTCGGAAACATGTAATAGGCCCTCATAACCACCCAGGTCAATAAAAGCGCCGTAATCTACCAGCCGTTTTATCCTGCCTTTGCGAACCTGTCCCTCTTCGATCTCCTCCCAGAACTGTTTTTTCTGTTTGGCTTTTTCTTCAGCTACCAGTTCTTTGCGGGAAAGCACTACTTGAGAACCTCTTCTCTTGTTGCGATTGAATTCAATTATTTTAAAAGACAGTTCCCGGTTAATGTATTCATCCAAATTCTTAACATATCCATCTTCAACATGAGAAGCGGGTAAAAAGGCTACGATTCCAACATCAACCAATAAACCGCCTTTAACGCTGCCGGTAACCGTACCTGTAATTACTTTTCCTTCTTTAAAGCTTTCCTCTAACTCATCCAGAAGTATTTTGGCATCAACTTTCTTTTTGGAAAGCAGGATGGTACCATCATCATCCCATTTTAATACCATTACTTCGATCTCGTCACCAACTTCAACCAGTTCCTTGGCGGAATCTATATCTTGTAAGGACATCTCCCGCAGGGGGATAATTCCTTCAGATTTGCCACCCACATCCACCATTACTTCATCATCCAACACCTGAATAACCTTGCCCTTTATTACATCTCCTTTATTGGGAGTAGTAAAATCGGCCATTTCGGCTTCCAGCTTGGCAAATGACTCTTCATTGGCAGATACTTCTTCCTTAACCTCTGGCTCCTGGATCTCCTGAGTTTCCTGAGTTTCCTGGCTGGTTTCCTGATTTGTTTCCTGGTTCTCATCCAGCATCTTTTCTTCCTCGTACAACGTCATCCTATCCAATACCTCCTTAATTATCCAGTCCGGAGTCGAAGCTCCTGCGGTAATTCCGATCTTTGATACCCCATCCAACCATTCCGGTTTGATTTCAGAAGCCTTTTGTATTTGAAAAGTCCTGACTCCGGTGTTTTGACACTCCTTACTCAGAGTGCGGGTGTTTGAACTTTTTAGGTCACCGATTACCAGCATTAAATCTACTTTCCGGCATAATTCCCGGGCCGCTTCCTGTCGGCTCCTGGTGGCTGAGCATATAGTATTGAAAACCTTTAGTTCCCGGCATTTATTACTTAAAGCTCCCGCTACCTTTTGAAATTCCTTTTCATCCCTGGTGGTTTGGGAAATCAGTGCTACTTTTGGCATAACAGGTAAATAACCAACTTCATCAGCACTGGCAACTACACTAGCTCTCTGGCCACACCACCCCAATATTCCTTCGACTTCAGGGTGCCTGGCGTCCCCAAAAACAACTATATCATAATCTTCACCTCTTAACCGGGTTACTATTTCATGAATCTTTTTTACCAGAACACAGGTAGCATCCCTAACCTCCAAGCCGAGTTCCTGGGCTTGTTTTATCACTTCAGGGGAAGTTCCGTGGGAGCGGATTATTATCCCGGCCGGTTGTTCCCCAATTCTTTCTAACATATCCACTGGCTCTATGCCTTTTTGCCGGAAGTAATTTACGACTTCGTCATTATGAACCAGCGGTCCTAAACTAAACCACTTATCAGGTTCTTCTGCGGCTTCTTCCGCAATTTTTACGGCTTTTCTTACCCCCGCACAAAATCCTGCATTTCGAGCAAGTAGTACATACAATTTATTTCCCTCACAGACATTATTACTATTCAGTAATAATATAGCTAAATCCTTCTTTATTTTTGTAAAAGAAGATTTATTTTAGTCATAATCTCACTGCTCAGCTTTTCCATAACTGCCGAATTAACTTTTTGCCCCTGATATTCTTCAAGGCCAATAGGATCGCCTACTCTAACCTTTAGAGGGCGGAACCATCCCAGGGGTAATATCCTATTAGTGCCTACACAGGCCACAGGCACTACTGGAGCTCCGGATTTAAGGGCTATCATAGCTACTCCCGCCTGAGCCTTCAAATCTTCTTCCTTTAAGTTTCTCATCCCTTCGGGGAATATACCCAGGATTTTTCCCTCTTCCAGGAACAACAGGGCCTTTTTTATGGCATTTCTGTCAGCCAAGCCTCTTCTAACCGGAAATGCGTTGAGTCTTTTTACAAAAAAACCCAGCAAGTGATGGTCAAACAATTCGGCTTTGGCCATAAAATTAATTGGCCGTTTTACCGCGATGGCCACCACTATAGGATCCCAATAACTAACATGGTTGGCCGCCAGTATTAACGGACCTTTTTCTGCTATATTGTGTAATCCTTCTGCTTTCAAACCCAACAGGAAAAAAAGAACTTGAAGAATAGCCCTGAGAAACGAATATAACATCCTAATCCTCCCGGATAATGGCTAGAATCTTCTCTACCACCTGCTCAATTGTCATATTACTGGTATCTATCACAATAGAATCCGGTAATACCTTGAGAGCCCCCACTTCTCGCCGGGCATCATCTTCATCTCGTTTTATAATCTCATCTCTTATTGCTTCGAGTTGCTGTTCATAGCCTTGAGATTTCATTTCGGCTAAACGACGGCGGGCCCTTTCTGCAATACTGGCCGTTAAGAAAAACTTGAAATCAGCATCCGGCAATACACACTCCCCTATATCCCTTCCATCCATTACTACTGAATGGTTACAGGCCATTTCCTGCTGTCGCTGTACCATTAATTGCCTTATCGAGGGATAGGATGCCAGCTTGGACACATACGAACTAACTTGAGGTGAGCGTATTTCCTCGCTTACATCAAAGCTATCACAGAATACCTTTTGTTGAGAATTATCTTTTTGGAAATGGATATTAGTATTGGTGGCGAGCTCATAGAGGGCTTTTTCATCATCGAGATTTGTCCCCGTTTGCAGTGCTTTCCAGGTAAGACTCCGGTACATAGCTCCAGTATCAATATATATATATGACATTAATTGAGACAAAGTCTTGGCCACAGTGCTTTTTCCCGCACCGGCCGGTCCGTCAATAGCAATCTTCATCATCAAACCACCCAAAAATCTTCCCCTATATTCTAGCATAAGCCCCTGCGCAGGGGAAGTAAATTTGCATGAATAAGTGTTTCCTTAGCTAGATTTGGTTTCAGATGACCCTATGGTCGTAACCTTATTAGTGACACCCGCACGGTAAGCCACAACCACTGATGATGAAAAGTGAGTTAGTAGGCACTTGAATAGTAAGGTGCATAGGAAATAACTTAAACACCTCACAACTTACCCCTTACTCCTTACTTTTCTTGCCAAACTACAATCTTGATGTTTTTCGTAGAAGCTCCAATAATTATTGACTTATTAAGAAGTTAAAGTATTGAGCAAATCCCAAAAGCGGGGAAAAGAAATGTTCACCACCTCTGAATCCTCAATCACACTTTCCCCCTTGGCCGCCAATGCCGCAACCGCCAGGCTCATGGCTATACGATGATCCCCTTTGCTGGCCACCCGGCCACCCTTTAGAGAATCCGGTTTACCCTTGATTACAAAACCATCCGACCGTTCCCTGATGTCCGCACCCATTTTGGCCAGTTCAGTAGAAATGGCGGCAATACGGTCCGTTTCCTTAACCCTTAACTCCGCAGCTCCCCTGACAGTTGACTCTCCCTCAGCCAGGGCCATGGCTACAGCCAGGATAGGAATTTCATCAATAAGACGAGGTATAACGGCACCATCGATGTCAATCGCTTGCAGTCGAGAATGTGAAACAATAAGATCGGCAACGGGTTCTCCGCTGATAGTCCGCTCATTTTCCAGCTTGATTCGAGCTCCCATCTCATTTAAAATCTCAATTATTCCTGCCCGGCTGGGGTTTACCCCCACATGGCGAATGAGTAATTCCGAGCCTGGTATTATGCTAGCAGCCACCATGAAAAAAGCCGCCGATGAAATATCACCAGGAACCAGGAACTCCGTAGCTTGAAGTTCTTTGCCTGGTTTCAGCCTTATTTCCAGGCCATTAACAGCAATATCTGCTCCCATGGCGGTAAGCATCCGCTCGCTATGATCCCGTGTTTTTTGCGGTTCGCTTAGCAAGGTTTCGGAATCAGCATTTAAAGCCGCCAGCATTAGGGCCGACTTTACTTGAGCACTGGCCACTGGAAGCTGGTAGCTCAAGCCGGAAAGTCTATTCCCTCTAATTACCAGCGGGGGATAATTACCATTTTGCCGTGCTTGTATATTAGCTCCCATGATGCCCAGAGGTTCTATAATCCGTTTCATCGGCCGCTGGTTCAAAGACTCATCTCCATTAAGAATCGAGAGAAAGGGCTGTGCAGATAATAAGCCAGCCATTAGTCGCATGGTAGTGCCGGAATTTCCACAATCCAGCACCGTATGCGGTTCGCTAAAGCCGCTTAAGCCGCGCCCATAAACCTGCATCTCGGAATCCATGGCTGCAATCTTTATCCCTAATTGCCGAAGGCAGGAACAGGAGGAAAGGGTATCGTTGGCCTGTAAGAAGTTTTTAATAATACTCTTCCCCGGAGCAAGGGCAGAAAAAATTACTGCCCGGTGAGATATGGACTTGTCTGCATCAACCGAAACGTCTCCCTTTAATGGTTTCAAAGCACTATTTATCTTGCGCATTTTATCCTCCAAAATCCAAAGTTGATTCTACTACAAAAAGTTATTTATATTCAATAGCTTGTATAAATATACCGCTCACAGTCTTCGCATGGCAACAATCCACCTGCTTCACTTTATCCAGGATTTAATTCACTGCCTTGTAGAGCCATTACTGCCTTTTCGGCGTCTTCCAGCCGGGGAACCCCCAGGCGGATGGTACCTCCATCACCTTGATTCCTTCCAGTAATACTATCCCCGGCTTGATGCTATAGTTCTGATTTTACTTACCATCTTCTCGAAACGCTCCGGTGTTAACGATTGCGGTCCATCGGAAAGGGCTTCACTGGGATTCTGGTGAACTTCAACCATTATGGCATCACATCCTGCAGCCACTGCCGCCATAGCCATCGGCTCTACCAGTTTCCATTTGCCGGTTCCGTGGCTGGGATCAACCATTACTGGTAGATGGGTTAGCTGCTTGATAAGCGGTACTGCACTAAGGTCAAGGGTATTTCGCGTGTAGTTTTCAAAGGTTCGAATTCCCCGCTCACACATAATAACCTGATTATTACCGCTGGAAATAATGTATTCGGCTGCCATTATCCATTCTTCAATAGTAGCGGAAGCTCCCCTTTTCAATAAGACCGGTTTATTAACCTTGCCTAGTTCACGCAGTAAAAAAAAGTTCTGCATATTCCTGGCACCCACTTGTAGGATGTCAGCAAATCCAGCAACCATCTCAATCAAACGAGTATCCATTATCTCCGTAACCACCGGCAAGCCTGTAAGAGCGCGGGCCTCCGCCAGTATCTCCAAACCTTCCTTTTCCAGACCCTGAAAGGAATAAGGTGAAGTCCGGGGTTTAAATGCTCCTCCCCGGAGCATGGTGGCTCCAGCTTCCTTCACTAATTTAGCTATTTCCAGAAAATTTTCTCGGCTCTCCACCGCACAGGGACCAGCTATAATCTGTACTTGTCCACTGCCGATTTCAGTATTTCCCACCTTTATTATACTCGGTTCCATTTGAAACTCCCGCGAAGCCATCTTGAAAGGCTGCATTATGGGAACCACTTTTTCTACCCCGGGCATGGTCTCGAACAGTTCCATAAGTGCTGGGGTTTTATCCCCAATGGCACCGATTATGGTTCTTTCCACTCCCTGAGATAGATGAACCTTAAAACCTTTGTCCTGCAGTCTCTCTTTCACTACTTGGAGATGCTCCGGTAACGCATTTCTTTCCATTACAATAATCATTTAAGATTCCTCCTTCTGCGGGCAAAAGGTGAGAAAGCAAAAAAACCATTAGTGAAGAAGATCACCAATGGCAACATTTTCCATTGCTAATATTTCCCACCATCCTACCATACTACCATTTTATTATTCACCCTACCGTACTACATCTCAAGAATATCACGCCAGGAGACCCAAGGCAATAAAAGATTTAAGAAAATTACCTTTCCTTTTTTTCTATTCTGCGATTAACCAGTTGG
It encodes the following:
- the cmk gene encoding (d)CMP kinase, whose product is MLEYRGRFLGGLMMKIAIDGPAGAGKSTVAKTLSQLMSYIYIDTGAMYRSLTWKALQTGTNLDDEKALYELATNTNIHFQKDNSQQKVFCDSFDVSEEIRSPQVSSYVSKLASYPSIRQLMVQRQQEMACNHSVVMDGRDIGECVLPDADFKFFLTASIAERARRRLAEMKSQGYEQQLEAIRDEIIKRDEDDARREVGALKVLPDSIVIDTSNMTIEQVVEKILAIIRED
- a CDS encoding transposase encodes the protein MNIRQNCIFSFEDALKIQPKSRLEKIINTLDLKPVLCKLDKPGEIRVGPKPYPAYAMLNALIAMRLENMGTFTQLVERLTYDPHLRYVCGFEPFGTAPSKSCFSRFYSKLAQSGCLETLFTSLVKQAEEMGLLDLSSVAIDATKVEAYEKSVPRKNIIQDGNVADWGIKSDTNGNPIKWFGYKLHIGTDVKSGLPIAMKVTPANYSDSSVALELVEKCCANTQSKIVYFLMDAGYDHREIYSVIRDKYHAQAIIALNKRGAKQPPEGFDWDGTPICSARYRMVYWGSYQGVNKFRCPHIMGKCDCPFGSAWCSDSNYGMVVKTKVKDDPRLFSSPHRGSANWQKQYNLRTYSERCFSRFKENLGLEDGLNVRKITKVETHAYLCAITMIAAVIAINQDSSTRSSAA
- the aroA gene encoding 3-phosphoshikimate 1-carboxyvinyltransferase, translating into MRKINSALKPLKGDVSVDADKSISHRAVIFSALAPGKSIIKNFLQANDTLSSCSCLRQLGIKIAAMDSEMQVYGRGLSGFSEPHTVLDCGNSGTTMRLMAGLLSAQPFLSILNGDESLNQRPMKRIIEPLGIMGANIQARQNGNYPPLVIRGNRLSGLSYQLPVASAQVKSALMLAALNADSETLLSEPQKTRDHSERMLTAMGADIAVNGLEIRLKPGKELQATEFLVPGDISSAAFFMVAASIIPGSELLIRHVGVNPSRAGIIEILNEMGARIKLENERTISGEPVADLIVSHSRLQAIDIDGAVIPRLIDEIPILAVAMALAEGESTVRGAAELRVKETDRIAAISTELAKMGADIRERSDGFVIKGKPDSLKGGRVASKGDHRIAMSLAVAALAAKGESVIEDSEVVNISFPRFWDLLNTLTS
- a CDS encoding lysophospholipid acyltransferase family protein; protein product: MLYSFLRAILQVLFFLLGLKAEGLHNIAEKGPLILAANHVSYWDPIVVAIAVKRPINFMAKAELFDHHLLGFFVKRLNAFPVRRGLADRNAIKKALLFLEEGKILGIFPEGMRNLKEEDLKAQAGVAMIALKSGAPVVPVACVGTNRILPLGWFRPLKVRVGDPIGLEEYQGQKVNSAVMEKLSSEIMTKINLLLQK
- a CDS encoding NTP transferase domain-containing protein translates to MKSSGIILAGGKSSRMKFNKAFARITSQTAIEIIIETFA
- a CDS encoding FmdB family zinc ribbon protein, with protein sequence MPIFDFQCQDCGKSFDKMLSYMDKDKVHCPECDSSNLKQLLSSFNTTRGGTKTNKLPGPDSCGGCSNSGCPMRF
- a CDS encoding bifunctional 4-hydroxy-3-methylbut-2-enyl diphosphate reductase/30S ribosomal protein S1 translates to MYVLLARNAGFCAGVRKAVKIAEEAAEEPDKWFSLGPLVHNDEVVNYFRQKGIEPVDMLERIGEQPAGIIIRSHGTSPEVIKQAQELGLEVRDATCVLVKKIHEIVTRLRGEDYDIVVFGDARHPEVEGILGWCGQRASVVASADEVGYLPVMPKVALISQTTRDEKEFQKVAGALSNKCRELKVFNTICSATRSRQEAARELCRKVDLMLVIGDLKSSNTRTLSKECQNTGVRTFQIQKASEIKPEWLDGVSKIGITAGASTPDWIIKEVLDRMTLYEEEKMLDENQETNQETSQETQETQEIQEPEVKEEVSANEESFAKLEAEMADFTTPNKGDVIKGKVIQVLDDEVMVDVGGKSEGIIPLREMSLQDIDSAKELVEVGDEIEVMVLKWDDDGTILLSKKKVDAKILLDELEESFKEGKVITGTVTGSVKGGLLVDVGIVAFLPASHVEDGYVKNLDEYINRELSFKIIEFNRNKRRGSQVVLSRKELVAEEKAKQKKQFWEEIEEGQVRKGRIKRLVDYGAFIDLGGYEGLLHVSEIAHTRIDQPSDVLQEGEEIDVYILALDREKERVSLSRKKLLKSPWEIVMEKFQEGDIIEGTVVRIAPFGAFVEIEAGVDGLVHISQLANHRVEKPEDVVQVNEKIKIKILSIDPEEKRIGLSLKEALNEMENQEVQDYMEKQEENE
- the aroF gene encoding 3-deoxy-7-phosphoheptulonate synthase, with product MIIVMERNALPEHLQVVKERLQDKGFKVHLSQGVERTIIGAIGDKTPALMELFETMPGVEKVVPIMQPFKMASREFQMEPSIIKVGNTEIGSGQVQIIAGPCAVESRENFLEIAKLVKEAGATMLRGGAFKPRTSPYSFQGLEKEGLEILAEARALTGLPVVTEIMDTRLIEMVAGFADILQVGARNMQNFFLLRELGKVNKPVLLKRGASATIEEWIMAAEYIISSGNNQVIMCERGIRTFENYTRNTLDLSAVPLIKQLTHLPVMVDPSHGTGKWKLVEPMAMAAVAAGCDAIMVEVHQNPSEALSDGPQSLTPERFEKMVSKIRTIASSRG